TAACATGATTTTTGTCATACGAATGTTCCAAAAGTCATGATTCAATTTCAAAAACAACACAATTTAAGGAagtactttttcttttcttatttttttttttatataaaatttaaggaAATACTTCAATTAAAAGGAGAATCAAAACTTTATTGTGATAACCTCCATGAGCAATTAAATTACAACTAAAGTTCCACAATCAAGAACACATTATTTagattcaaatttatttattttcaatattttctttatagCGAATAGAGTAAACTTTAACATCACCAATCAAAGATTTGgtagcatgtatatatataatttaattgaatGAACAAACACAAGCTGTCtaaagataaaatattaaaagcTCTAAATAAGAGTGATGTTGAAAGAATTATTAGTGGGACATacttaatatatttgttataataAAACCCCAATACTTTATGTATCTAAATAGGTGGGATGGCAATtttcatattaaattttataaaaatttatgataattatttggtgtattttttttattgtgttttaattttattttataagaataagttaagaaatattttttttatctattaattaaaaatacttttatatattatattttattaaaatgtaaTCACATTACTCTCACTCTCCACTTAAGTTTAGTATATAATTTGCATTATCCTAACAGTATAATGAGGACATCATAAAGATGGGTATATCTtcaagaatataaaaataaaggtaaaaattaaaacaattattataaagtggatatataatgtaatttcctctattattttatatatatgaaataaaatagggataatttttttttttgaaggaaaatggtAAACTTTATTAGAATGAACTTTCAACCATTACAATAGATAAAAGATCAGCAGGAGCAGTACTCTCACTGAAAATACGATCTGAATACAAACAAGAGCTACGAGCAAGACAGTGTGCAGCTTTGTTTACAGaacgtttaacaaaattaatagtGACTAAAGGTAAGGAAGCCAACAATGTACGACAAGCAGACACATGTTGACCAAAAGGAGATGGAATGAATACCGAACCTCGAACTGCTTGAACAACAACCAAAGAATCCGTCTCAACATCAACCCTGACCCCATTGGTGTCTCTTTATCCAACTCAGAGCCTCCTTAACCCCCACAACTTCAGCTATGACCGGGTCCACGCACCCCTCCAAGAGGACCGTGAAGGCTTCAATGAACCGCCCATCATGGTCTCGAGCCACGCCAGCCGCTCCAAATTTTCCGTCATTTGCAAAGATTGCGCCATCAACATTTACCTTAATCTTTCCCATAACCGGTTTCACCCAATGCTCCAAGTCTATGTTCGAACCCGAAGGAACAAATAAAGACCCCATTCTCCTTTGTTGAGCATTTCTCCATTGATTAAGGACTACTCTTGCCAATAGAATAACCTCCGCCGCTGACAGTGATTTCTCCCGCCAAGCTAGCTCATTTCGGGCATGCCAAATTGCCCAAATCACCATCAATAATTCCTCCTGTGCCATAGTAGAATGCTGAAGTATCATCTGACTAAACCAATCCCAAAATGATGTTCAAGACACTGAGACCATATTTAAACTCGACCTCTGCCAACATGATCTTGcaaagggacacagaaccaataAA
This region of Cannabis sativa cultivar Pink pepper isolate KNU-18-1 chromosome 7, ASM2916894v1, whole genome shotgun sequence genomic DNA includes:
- the LOC133039760 gene encoding uncharacterized protein LOC133039760, whose amino-acid sequence is MAQEELLMVIWAIWHARNELAWREKSLSAAEVILLARVVLNQWRNAQQRRMGSLFVPSGSNIDLEHWVKPVMGKIKVNVDGAIFANDGKFGAAGVARDHDGRFIEAFTVLLEGVDVETDSLVVVQAVRGSVFIPSPFGQHVSACRTLLASLPLVTINFVKRSVNKAAHCLARSSCLYSDRIFSESTAPADLLSIVMVESSF